The following are encoded together in the Anoplopoma fimbria isolate UVic2021 breed Golden Eagle Sablefish chromosome 13, Afim_UVic_2022, whole genome shotgun sequence genome:
- the cdca2 gene encoding cell division cycle-associated protein 2 isoform X1, whose product MATLEMNTEGDQMEKMLSPSEVDSPPVLNDTSASLNFSELTPCQFGISVQSFTPASLTNSKDKSRLAQIKGRRRSNIGARGSPETNSLIRFMAQQKMKTPPTFQTPELVRSSPFRPRVASTLRQKMASFQSLMDVEESEVCDPMPRRDSNTGGCIKTRDYLSDRNSHYGGKENHPPMMTPIPSKRRRLGPIEGCEVEIREASAPILHLSLKKQEEEEEEEEPVMQVVTQGPLTSSETVEEAQAVLISPTLLIDHELQACSPDKNQQDDVFELQSLCRPPPDDSAAASPARPAPLFHIPSIPSLLEMKPTGEDDSSGTSTVKKTKKRVRFGGPLSPEFFDKNLPPSTPLQKGGTPARAPTPGGSLQPRSALKTPQRSETQTTQAQPDLCSPAGFGASPTLAMPRNRRALSEGEDSEGMDGEGLIVFPLMEEIDSAGSRNTECTWEAQPLNLNAAFYEESLSQILTESEANPNTTSLMDALDEPTPLPEKETQHEAVVEAPAPAQSKNQRKKQPGPERAPSSEAPAHSSSRKRKQPEESEPVKRSTRSAAKSASGKMKRTAAATRRWNRDVDRSLYGSRAYASKNPNLSPITERLALIGQTEAAQQVPCTGCTAPNHETHLDPEMANDTQATGDHAVTNSSVTSPNSSKESTTAKSRRLSGPRVRGRGRKKKEVGVANDTPLSEETLDQTLDQTGGNTEELCDDQTTTTNLEASSETPLNCTEPEQGKEDTEHNEQIPAEADTDALCTDSDGKLECHESLDAPTPDCPPSGGESNNTTSRTEKKKAMKVRKSSVNISVLHEQENKAEKEKEQGGRAASQQENIRSSSDSQEEAGVADLHLAPWQADFNFEDVFKPVATRGQRSVRRSLRNQSNAEHSSNSAGLAWLAWTSPDTNKESRRRTRGRRLSAAPPVPASLPEETQDDAS is encoded by the exons ATGGCTACCTTGGAGATGAACACCGAGGGAGATCAGATGGAGAAAATGCTGTCCCCCTCAGAAGTGGACTCCCCTCCAGTTTTAAATGACACCTCAGCGTCCCTGAATTTCTCCGAGCTCACACCTTGTCAGTTTGGCATCTCTGTGCAGAGTTTTACTCCAGCATCATTAACAAATAGCAAAG ATAAATCTCGTCTAGCACAAATAAAGGGACGACGGAGGTCCAACATTGGAGCCCGCGGCTCCCCAGAGACGAACTCCCTCATCCGCTTCATGGCACAACAGAAGATGAAAACTCCACCAACCTTCCAAACCCCAGAG CTTGTCAGAAGTAGCCCCTTCCGTCCCCGGGTGGCCTCCACGCTGAGGCAGAAGATGGCCTCCTTCCAGAGCCTGATGGATGTGGAAGAGAGTGAGGTCTGTGATCCGATGCCAAGGCGGGACAGCAACACTGGAGGATGCATCAAGACAAGAGATTATCTGTCTG ATAGGAACAGCCACTATGGAGGGAAGGAGAACCACCCACCAATGATGACGCCCATACCCAGCAAGAGGAGGCGCCTGGGCCCCATCGAGGGCTGTGAGGTGGAGATTAGAGAGGCCAGCGCTCCTATCCTCCACTTGAGTTTGAAGAAGCAGGAG gaagaagaagaagaagaagaaccagtGATGCAGGTTGTGACACAAGGACCACTGACATCCAGTGAGACTGTGGAAGAGGCTCAAGCTGTGCTTATATCCCCAACCCTGCTCATTGACCATGAGCTCCAAGCCTGTTCTCCTGATAAGAACCAGCAG GACGATGTCTTTGAACTCCAAAGCCTCTGCCGACCACCACCCGATGATTCTGCAGCCGCTTCACCAGCCCGGCCTGCCCCCCTCTTCCACATCCCCTCTATTCCTTCTCTGTTGGAGATGAAGcccacag GAGAGGATGACTCCAGCGGGACATCCACGGTtaagaagacaaaaaagagGGTGCGCTTTGGAGGTCCGCTCTCTCCTGAGTTCTTTGATAAGAACCTGCCTCCCAGCACACCGTTACAGAAGGGGGGGACGCCGGCCCGGGCCCCCACACCAGGTGGGAGCTTACAGCCGCGCTCAGCACTGAAGACACCACAGAGGAGTGAAACCCAAACAACACAAGCACAGCCGGATCTCTGCAGCCCCGCTGGGTTTGGAGCCTCGCCTACTCTTGCAATGCCTCGCAACCGTAGAGCGCTGTCGGAGGGAGAGGACAGTgaagggatggatggagaaggATTG ATTGTTTTCCCTTTAATGGAGGAGATTGACTCTGCGGGGAGCAGAAATACAG AATGTACGTGGGAAGCCCAGCCATTGAATTTAAACGCTGCTTTCTACGAGGAGTCTCTTTCTCAGATTCTGACAG AGTCTGAGGCCAATCCCAACACAACCTCTCTGATGGATGCCCTGGATGAGCCTACACCCTTACCAGAGAAGGAAACGCAACATGAAGCCGTTGTGGAAGCTCCAGCTCCAGCCCAATCTAAAAACCAAAGGAAAAAG CAGCCCGGACCAGAGCGAGCACCTAGCAGCGAGGCTCCAGCTCACTCcagcagcagaaagagaaag CAGCCAGAGGAGAGCGAACCTGTGAAGAGGTCGACGCGCTCCGCTGCCAAGTCGGCCTCTGGGAAGATGAAG AGGACCGCCGCAGCGACGCGGCGATGGAACAGGGACGTGGACCGCTCCCTGTACGGCTCTCGGGCATACGCCTCCAAGAACCCCAACCTGAGTCCCATCACTGAGAGGTTGGCCCTCATCGGCCAGACTGAAGCAGCACAGCAAGTTCCCTGTACGGGCtgcacag CCCCAAATCATGAGACCCACTTGGACCCTGAGATGGCTAACGACACTCAGGCGACAGGTGACCACGCTGTGACAAACTCTTCCGTCACATCTCCAAACTCCAGTAAAGAAAGTACGACAGCGAAGAGCAGGAGGCTGTCTGGGCCGAGAGTCAGAGGGAGAGGACGGAAGAAGAAGGAGGTCGGTGTTGCTAATGATACCCCGCTCAGTGAGGAGACTCTGGATCAGACTCTGGATCAGACCGGAGGAAACACCGAGGAGCTCTGTGATGACCAAACTACTACTACAAACCTCGAGGCGTCAAGCGAAACCCCGCTGAACTGCACTGAACCGGAGCAAGGAAAAGAAGACACTGAACATAATGAACAGATTCCTGCAGAAGCAGATACAGATGCACTCTGCACAGACTCTGATGGGAAATTAGAATGCCATGAAAGTCTGGATGCACCCACCCCAGACTGCCCACCTTCAGGTGGAGAATCCAACAACACTACGAGTcgtacagaaaagaaaaaagccatgAAGGTCAGGAAGAGCTCTGTAAACATCTCAGTGCTACATGAGCAGGAGAACAaagcagagaaggagaaggaacaGGGAGGCCGAGCGGCGAGCCAGCAGGAAAACATCCGGTCAAGCTCTGATAGCCAGGAGGAAGCGGGTGTAGCCGACCTACACCTCGCCCCATGGCAGGCTGACTTTAACTTCGAAGATGTGTTCAAACCTGTCGCCACTAGAGGGCAGCGCTCGGTACGCCGCAGCCTGAGGAACCAGAGCAACGCAGagcacagcagcaacagtgcAGGTCTCGCCTGGCTGGCTTGGACCTCCCCTGACACCAATAAAGAGTCCCGCAGGAGGACCCGGGGCCGCCGGCTCAGCGCCGCTCCACCCGTCCCAGCCTCACTCCCCGAGGAGACACAAGACGACGCTTCGTGA
- the cdca2 gene encoding cell division cycle-associated protein 2 isoform X5, which produces MLQRSFKKFLWNLCSFFHKENNHFSSLQLVRSSPFRPRVASTLRQKMASFQSLMDVEESEVCDPMPRRDSNTGGCIKTRDYLSDRNSHYGGKENHPPMMTPIPSKRRRLGPIEGCEVEIREASAPILHLSLKKQEEEEEEEEPVMQVVTQGPLTSSETVEEAQAVLISPTLLIDHELQACSPDKNQQDDVFELQSLCRPPPDDSAAASPARPAPLFHIPSIPSLLEMKPTGEDDSSGTSTVKKTKKRVRFGGPLSPEFFDKNLPPSTPLQKGGTPARAPTPGGSLQPRSALKTPQRSETQTTQAQPDLCSPAGFGASPTLAMPRNRRALSEGEDSEGMDGEGLIVFPLMEEIDSAGSRNTECTWEAQPLNLNAAFYEESLSQILTESEANPNTTSLMDALDEPTPLPEKETQHEAVVEAPAPAQSKNQRKKQPGPERAPSSEAPAHSSSRKRKQPEESEPVKRSTRSAAKSASGKMKRTAAATRRWNRDVDRSLYGSRAYASKNPNLSPITERLALIGQTEAAQQVPCTGCTAPNHETHLDPEMANDTQATGDHAVTNSSVTSPNSSKESTTAKSRRLSGPRVRGRGRKKKEVGVANDTPLSEETLDQTLDQTGGNTEELCDDQTTTTNLEASSETPLNCTEPEQGKEDTEHNEQIPAEADTDALCTDSDGKLECHESLDAPTPDCPPSGGESNNTTSRTEKKKAMKVRKSSVNISVLHEQENKAEKEKEQGGRAASQQENIRSSSDSQEEAGVADLHLAPWQADFNFEDVFKPVATRGQRSVRRSLRNQSNAEHSSNSAGLAWLAWTSPDTNKESRRRTRGRRLSAAPPVPASLPEETQDDAS; this is translated from the exons ATGCTGCAGAGGTCGTTTAAGAAGTTTCTCTGGAATTTGTGCAGTTTTTTCCACAAGGAAAACAACCACTTCTCAAGTCTGCAG CTTGTCAGAAGTAGCCCCTTCCGTCCCCGGGTGGCCTCCACGCTGAGGCAGAAGATGGCCTCCTTCCAGAGCCTGATGGATGTGGAAGAGAGTGAGGTCTGTGATCCGATGCCAAGGCGGGACAGCAACACTGGAGGATGCATCAAGACAAGAGATTATCTGTCTG ATAGGAACAGCCACTATGGAGGGAAGGAGAACCACCCACCAATGATGACGCCCATACCCAGCAAGAGGAGGCGCCTGGGCCCCATCGAGGGCTGTGAGGTGGAGATTAGAGAGGCCAGCGCTCCTATCCTCCACTTGAGTTTGAAGAAGCAGGAG gaagaagaagaagaagaagaaccagtGATGCAGGTTGTGACACAAGGACCACTGACATCCAGTGAGACTGTGGAAGAGGCTCAAGCTGTGCTTATATCCCCAACCCTGCTCATTGACCATGAGCTCCAAGCCTGTTCTCCTGATAAGAACCAGCAG GACGATGTCTTTGAACTCCAAAGCCTCTGCCGACCACCACCCGATGATTCTGCAGCCGCTTCACCAGCCCGGCCTGCCCCCCTCTTCCACATCCCCTCTATTCCTTCTCTGTTGGAGATGAAGcccacag GAGAGGATGACTCCAGCGGGACATCCACGGTtaagaagacaaaaaagagGGTGCGCTTTGGAGGTCCGCTCTCTCCTGAGTTCTTTGATAAGAACCTGCCTCCCAGCACACCGTTACAGAAGGGGGGGACGCCGGCCCGGGCCCCCACACCAGGTGGGAGCTTACAGCCGCGCTCAGCACTGAAGACACCACAGAGGAGTGAAACCCAAACAACACAAGCACAGCCGGATCTCTGCAGCCCCGCTGGGTTTGGAGCCTCGCCTACTCTTGCAATGCCTCGCAACCGTAGAGCGCTGTCGGAGGGAGAGGACAGTgaagggatggatggagaaggATTG ATTGTTTTCCCTTTAATGGAGGAGATTGACTCTGCGGGGAGCAGAAATACAG AATGTACGTGGGAAGCCCAGCCATTGAATTTAAACGCTGCTTTCTACGAGGAGTCTCTTTCTCAGATTCTGACAG AGTCTGAGGCCAATCCCAACACAACCTCTCTGATGGATGCCCTGGATGAGCCTACACCCTTACCAGAGAAGGAAACGCAACATGAAGCCGTTGTGGAAGCTCCAGCTCCAGCCCAATCTAAAAACCAAAGGAAAAAG CAGCCCGGACCAGAGCGAGCACCTAGCAGCGAGGCTCCAGCTCACTCcagcagcagaaagagaaag CAGCCAGAGGAGAGCGAACCTGTGAAGAGGTCGACGCGCTCCGCTGCCAAGTCGGCCTCTGGGAAGATGAAG AGGACCGCCGCAGCGACGCGGCGATGGAACAGGGACGTGGACCGCTCCCTGTACGGCTCTCGGGCATACGCCTCCAAGAACCCCAACCTGAGTCCCATCACTGAGAGGTTGGCCCTCATCGGCCAGACTGAAGCAGCACAGCAAGTTCCCTGTACGGGCtgcacag CCCCAAATCATGAGACCCACTTGGACCCTGAGATGGCTAACGACACTCAGGCGACAGGTGACCACGCTGTGACAAACTCTTCCGTCACATCTCCAAACTCCAGTAAAGAAAGTACGACAGCGAAGAGCAGGAGGCTGTCTGGGCCGAGAGTCAGAGGGAGAGGACGGAAGAAGAAGGAGGTCGGTGTTGCTAATGATACCCCGCTCAGTGAGGAGACTCTGGATCAGACTCTGGATCAGACCGGAGGAAACACCGAGGAGCTCTGTGATGACCAAACTACTACTACAAACCTCGAGGCGTCAAGCGAAACCCCGCTGAACTGCACTGAACCGGAGCAAGGAAAAGAAGACACTGAACATAATGAACAGATTCCTGCAGAAGCAGATACAGATGCACTCTGCACAGACTCTGATGGGAAATTAGAATGCCATGAAAGTCTGGATGCACCCACCCCAGACTGCCCACCTTCAGGTGGAGAATCCAACAACACTACGAGTcgtacagaaaagaaaaaagccatgAAGGTCAGGAAGAGCTCTGTAAACATCTCAGTGCTACATGAGCAGGAGAACAaagcagagaaggagaaggaacaGGGAGGCCGAGCGGCGAGCCAGCAGGAAAACATCCGGTCAAGCTCTGATAGCCAGGAGGAAGCGGGTGTAGCCGACCTACACCTCGCCCCATGGCAGGCTGACTTTAACTTCGAAGATGTGTTCAAACCTGTCGCCACTAGAGGGCAGCGCTCGGTACGCCGCAGCCTGAGGAACCAGAGCAACGCAGagcacagcagcaacagtgcAGGTCTCGCCTGGCTGGCTTGGACCTCCCCTGACACCAATAAAGAGTCCCGCAGGAGGACCCGGGGCCGCCGGCTCAGCGCCGCTCCACCCGTCCCAGCCTCACTCCCCGAGGAGACACAAGACGACGCTTCGTGA